CATGTCCGCCGCGGCCGCTGCGGGCAACCGGGCCTTCGGGATCGACCGCGGGCTGCCCTTCCCCGTCGCCGACATCGACCGCGCACAGGCCGTGCTCCTGCTGGGCAGCAACGTGGCGGACACGATGCCGCCGTTCGTCCAGCACCTCGCCGGTGCCCGGCGGGCCGGCGGCCTCGTGGTGGTCGACCCCCGCCGGTCGGCGACCGCGGCGCTCTGCGCGGACGGGGGCGGCCTGCACCTGCAGCCGGTGCCCGGGACCGACCAGGTGCTGCTGCTCGGCCTGCTGCACGTGCTCGTGCGCAGCGGCCGCGTCGACGCGTCGTACGTCGGGTCGCGCACGACGGGCTTCGACGCGGTCGCACGCTCGGTCGCGGACCTGTGGCCGGAGCGGCTGGCGTCGCTGACCGGTGTGCCCGCGCCGCTGGTGGAGCAGGCCGCGCACCTGCTGGCCGACGCCGCCCCGGTCCACGGGGGTGGCGGCGCGATGGTGCTCAGCGGCCGCGGCGTGGAGCAGCACGTCGACGGCAGCGACACCGTGGCCGCCGCGATCAACCTCGCCCTGGCGCTCGGCCTGCCGGGTCGCCCGGCCTCGGGCTACGGCTGCCTGACCGGCCAGGGCAACGGGCAGGGCGGCCGCGAGCACGGGCAGAAGTCGGACCAGCTGCCCGGCTACCGCTCGATCTCGGACCCCGGTGCCCGTGCCCACGTGGCCGCGGTGTGGGGCGTCGAGGAGTCGGCAGTCCCCGGGCCGGGCGTGCCGGCCGTCGAGCTGCTGGCACGGTGCGGCTCGTCGGTGCGGGCGCTGTTCGTGCACGGCAGCAACCCGGTCGTCAGCGTCCCCGACGCCTCGGCGGTCACCCGCCGGCTGCGGTCCCTCGACCTCCTGGTCGTGAGCGACCTCGTGCCCAGCGAGACCGCGCTCCTCGCCGACGTCGTGCTCCCCGTGCCGCAGTGGGCGGAGGAGGAGGGCACGGTCACCAGCCTCGAGGGCCGCGTGCTGCGCCGGCGCCGCGCGCTGGCGCCCCCACCCGGCGTACGCGACGAGCTGGAGGTGCTCGCCGACCTGGCCGCGCGGCTGGGGTGCCCGGTGCGGTTCGAGACCGAACCGGCGCGGGTCTTCGACGAGCTGGCGCGGGCCTCGGCCGGTGGGCGTGCGGACTACTCGGGGCTGAGTCACGCGCTGCTCGACGACGACGAGGCGCGGTTCTGGCCGGTGGCCGACGGCGTGGGCACACCGCGGCTGTTCGCCGACCGCTTCGCCCACGAGGACGGGCTCGCCCGCTTCCACCCCGTGCGGCCGGGCGACCCGGCCGAGGACCTGCGACCGGACGCGCCGGTCCACCTGGTGACGGGCCGCGTGCTCGCGCACTACCAGTCCGGCGCCCAGACCCGCCGGGTCCCCGCGCTCGCCGAGTCCGCGCCGGGACCGTTCGTCGAGGTGCACCCGCGCCTGGCCGAGCGGCTCGGTCTGCACGACGGCGAGCCGGCCGAGGTCGAGTCGGCGCGGGGCGTCGTCGTCGTGCCGGTGCGGGTGACCACCGCCGTGCGGCCCGACACCCTCTTCATGCCCTTCCACTGGCCGGGCTCGGCCAACGTGCTGACCACCGACGCGACCGACCCCGTCTGCGGGATGCCGGAGCTCAAGGTCTGCGCGGTGCAGGTGCGGCCGCTGTCCCCCTCGCGGGAGGCGGCCGCCGAGATCGAGGAGGTCCTCGTATGACGACCCGTGTGGTGGTCGTGGGCGCCGGGATGGTCGGGCACCGCCTCGCCGAGGAGCTGTGCCGGCGCGACCCGGAGGGGCGGCTCGACGTGCGGGTCGTGGGCGCGGAGGCCTACGAGCCCTACAACCGCGTGCTGCTGAGCGAGGTGGTCGCGGGCCGAGCCGCGTGGCGCTCGCTGACGCTGCCCGAGCTGCCTGCGCGCGTGGAGGTGCGACGCTCGGTCGCCGCCTGCTCGGTCGACCGGGAGGCGCGGACCGTGCTCCTCGACGACGGCACGGCCTGGGGCTGGGACCACCTGGTGCTCGCCACGGGAGCGGCGGCGTTCGTGCCGCCCGTGGCCGGGCTGGAGGAGCGGCCACGCCACGTGCACGTGCTGCGCGACCTCGACGACGTGCGCGCGGTGGTGTCCCGCTCGGCCAACGCCCGGCACGCGGTCGTCCTCGGTGGAGGGGTGCTGGGCCTGGAGGTCGCGGCGGGCCTGCACCACCGCGGGGTGGGCGTGACCGTCCTCCAGGTCGACCCCTCGCTGATGACCGGCCAGCTCGACCCTGCCCCGGCCGCGGTCCTCGCGCGCCGGCTCGAGGAGTCGGGGGTGCGGGTGCGGACCGGCACGAGCGTCGCCGAGGTCCTGCAGGCCTACGGCGAGCTGGTGGCGGTGCGGCTCACCGACGGCACCGTCATGTCGACCGACCTGCTGGTGATGAGCTGCGGGGTCCGTGCCCGCACCGGGCTGGCCGCGGACGCCGGTCTGCCCGTGGACCGCGGGATCGTGGTGGGTCGCGACCTGGCCAGCCCGGCCGACCCCCGCGTGCACGCGATCGGCGACTGCGCGCAGGAGCCCGGGTCCGTCCCGGGGCTGGTCGCGACGGGCTGGGACCAGGCGGCCCGGCTGGCCGCACGGCTCGTGGGTGCGCCGCTCGAGGAAGCGCCCGCGGTCGACGACGGGTCCGGTGACATCAGGCTCAAGGCCGTCGGGGTCGACCTGGTCGCCCTCGGGGTCCGGGCGTCGGCGGCGCTGCCCGAGGACCGGGTGATCACCGTCGACGACCCCTCGGGCGGGCGGCACCTCAGCCTGGTCGTGCGCGGGGAGCACCTGGTCGGGGCCACGGTCCTCGGCGCCCCCGCGGTCGCCGCGGAGGTCTCGGTCGCGCTCGACCGTCGTACGCCCCTGCCCCGCGACCCCCTCGCCCTGCTGACCCCCGAGCGCACGGGGGAGTCCACCTCGCCGATGCGCATGCCGGGCGCGACCACCGTGTGCCGGTGCAACTCGGTCACCAAGGCGCAGGTCGTCGAAGCGTGGGAGGCGGGCGCCGACTCGGTCGAGAAGGTCGCCGCCCGCACCCGGGCCACGACCGGTTGCGGTGGATGCCGGGAGGTGGTCTGCGGGCTCGTCGACTGGCTCGCGTCGGTCGACCCGCTGGAGCCGGTGCCCGTCCCCGTTACATCGGCGTAACGCCACGTCACCGTCACAGAAACCAACGACTGGAAAGGTCCCTCACATGTCTCACGACTCCGCCCTGCCGCCGACGGCCCGACGACGCCTGGTCGTCGTGGGCGGCGGGATGGTCGCCCACCGGCTGGTCGAGGCGCTCGTCGCCCGCGACAGGGCCGGCGAGTGGCTGGTCGACCTCGTCTGCGAGGAGGACGTCGCGCCCTACGACCGGGTCGCGCTCACGTCGTACTTCTCGGGCCGGACCGTGGAGGACCTCCTCCTCGGCGACGCCTCGCTCTGGGACGACCCGGCGGTCACCCTGCACCTGTCCGCACAGGTCACCTCCGTCGACACCGACGCCCGGCGGGTGGTGCTCGCCGGCGGAGGGACGCTCGCCTACGACGCGCTCGTGCTGGCGACCGGGTCCTCCGCCTTCGTCCCGCCCGTCCCCGGGAGCGAGCTGCCGGGCGTCTTCGTCTACCGCACCGTGGAGGACGTCGTCGCGCTGCGGACCTGGGTGATGGGCCTCGCCGGCCGGCCGCTGCGCGGCGCGGTGATCGGCGGCGGCCTGCTCGGGCTCGAGGCGGCCGGCGCCCTCACCGGGATGGGCGTCGACACCACGGTCGTGGAGCTCTCCGACCGGCTGATGCCGATGCAGGTGGACGCCGGCGGTGGTGAGGCGCTGCGCCGCATCGTGGAGGGCCTCGGTGTCACCGTGCGGACCGGCGTCGGCACCTCGGCGATCCGGGCCGCCGCTGACGGGTCCGTGGGGTCGATGGCTCTCAGCGACGGCACGACCGCCGAGGTCGACGTCGTCGTGATGGCCGCCGGCGTGCGGCCGCGCGACGAGCTCGGACGCGGGGCCGGCCTCCCGGTCGGCGAGCGTGGCGGCGTGGTCGTCGACGAGGCCTGCGCGACCCCGGTCCCGGGTGTCCACGCCGTCGGCGAGGTGGCCTGCGTCGACGGTCGGTGCTGGGGCCTGGTCGGGCCGGGCAACGCGATGGCCGAGGTCGTGGTCGACCGGCTCCTCGGGGGCAGCGCCGTCTTCCCCGGCGCCGACACCTCCACCAAGCTCAAGCTCCTCGGGGTCGACGTGGCCAGCTTCGGCGACGCGTTCGCCACCACTCCGGGCGCGCTCGAGGTGGTGTACGCCGACCCGGTCGCCGGTGCGTACAAGAAGCTCGTGCTCTCCGACGACGCCCGCACGCTGCTGGGCGGGGTGCTGGTGGGCGACGCGTCGGCGTACACCACGCTCCGCCCGCTCGTCGGCACGGCCCTGGAGGGCGACCCCAACGCCTGGCTGCTGGGCAACGGCCCCGAGCGGCAGGGCGACCTGCCCGACGAGGCGTCCGTGTGCTCGTGCAACAACGTCAGCGCCGGCGCGGTCCGCTCGGCCGTCTCCGAGCAGGGTGCGTGCGACCTGGCCGCGGTGAAGGCCTGCACCCGGGCGGGCACCAGCTGCGGGTCCTGCCTGCCGCTGGTGAAGAGCCTGATGGGGGCCGAGCTGGCCAAGCAGGGCGTGACCGTGAGCAACGCGCTGTGCGAGCACTTCGAATTGTCACGAGCACAATTGTTCGACGTGGTGCGCGTGACGGGCCTGCGGACCTTCAGCGAGATCATCGCCGCGCACGGGCGCGGTCGGGGCTGCGACATCTGCCGCCCGGTGGTGGCCTCGGTGCTCGCCTCGCTCGGCACGGGGCACGTGCTCGACGCCGACCAGGCCCGGCTGCAGGACACCAACGACCACGTGATGGCCAACCTGCAGAAGGACGGCACCTACTCGGTCGTCCCGCGCATCCCCGGCGGCGAGATCACCCCGGAGAAGCTCATCGTGATCGGCGAGGTGGCGCGCGAGTTCGAGCTCTACACCAAGATCACCGGCGGCCAGCGCATCGACCTCTTCGGCGCCCGGCTGGAGCAGCTGCCCTCGATCTGGCGGCGCCTGGTCGACGCGGGGTTCGAGTCCGGGCACGCCTACGGCAAGTCGCTGCGCACGGTGAAGTCGTGCGTCGGCTCGACGTGGTGCCGCTTCGGCGTGCAGGACTCGGTCGCGCTCGCGATCGACCTCGAGCTGCGCTACCGCGGGCTGCGGGCGCCGCACAAGATCAAGCTCGGCGTCTCCGGGTGCGCCCGCGAGTGCGCTGAGGCCCGGGGCAAGGACGTGGGCGTCATCGCCACCGACAAGGGGTGGAACGTCTACGTCGGCGGCAACGGCGGCTTCACGCCCCGGCACGCGAGGCTGCTCGCGGAGGACCTCGACACCGAGACCCTCGTGCGCACGGTCGACCGCTTCCTGATGCTCTACGTCCGCACCGCGGACCGGCTCCAGCGCACCGCGGCCTGGGTCGAGGAGCACGAGGGCGGCCTGGACGCGATCCGCGCGGTCGTCCTCGAGGACAGCCTGGGCATCGCCGAGGAGCTGGACCGCGCGATGGCGGAGCACGTGGGCAGCTATCGCGACGAGTGGGCCGCGACGCTGGCCGACCCGGCCAAGCTGGCGCAGTTCTCCTCGTTCCTCAACGCCCCCGACGTCGCCGACCCGGACCTGGCCTACGTCGACGAGCGGGGCCAGCGACGACCCGCGCGGCCCGACGAGCGACCGCTGATCGCCGGCGCGACGCTGGAGGTGCGGTCATGACGTTCACCGCCGTGTGCACCGTGAGGCAGCTCGTCCCCGAGCGCGGGGTGGCGGTCCTCGTCGGCGGCCGTCAGGTCGCGCTGTTCCTCGTGAGCGGGGAGAGCGGCTCGTTCGTCCACGCCGTGGGCCACCGCGACCCGTTCAGCGGGGCCAACGTGATGGCCCGCGGGCTGCTCGGCAGCGTCGGCGACCGCGACACGATCGCCTCGCCGATGTACAAGCAGGTCTTCGACCTCGTCACCGGCGAGTGCCTCACCGACCGGTCCGTCCGGCTGCCCGTGCACCGCACCTGGGTCGCCGGGGGAGTCGTCCACGTCGAGGACGCCCCTCGGTCCGTCGCCGAGCCGACGCGGGTGGAGGTGGTCGCGGGGTGATCGAGCTCGCTCCGGTCCTCGCCGGGTGCCGCATCCTCGTGACCGCCCAGCGGCGCAGCGAGGAGCTGGCGTCCGCCCTCGAGCGCCGCGGCGCCGTGGTGGACCGGGTGCCGGCGCTGAGCGTGATCCGGCACGTCGACGAGCCGGAGCTGCTGCGCCGCACGGTCGAGCTGCTCGCGCAGCCGCCGGACATCCTGGTGGTGACCACCGCGATCGGCTTCCGCCAGTGGATGGAGACCGTCGAGGCGGCCGGGCTCGTCGAGCAGGTGCTGGCGACGCTCGACTCGGCCTACCTCGTGGCCCGCGGGCCCAAGGCGCAGGGCGCGCTGCAGAGCTTCGGGCTGGCCGCCGACCGCGTGGCCGAGTCCGAGACCTCCGCGGAGATCCGCGAGTTCCTGGTCGCCGACGGAGTGGCCGGCCGACGGATCGCGGTCCAGCACCACGGCGCCCTCGACCACGCGCTCGACGACGCCTTCCGCGCGGCCGGCGCGGCCGTCGTACCGCTCGCGGTCTACAAGTGGGGCCCGCCCCCCGACCCGGAGGCGGTCGCGAGGTCCGCCCGCGGCCTCGGCGAGGGGGAGTACGACGCGGTGACGTTCACCAGCGCCCCCGCGGTCCTGGCCTGGCTCGACGGCCTCCGCGCCCACGGCGTGGAGGAGCAGGTGCGGGCCCGGGTCGGCACCGGCGAGCTGATGCTCGCAGCCGTCGGGTCGGTCACGGCCGAGCCGCTGGGCTTCGCCGGCCTGCTGGCCCGGCAGCCGACCCGCCCGCGCATGGGGGCGCTGGCGCGCCTGGTGATCGAGGAGCTCGGCCACGGCAGGCACGTGCTGCACACCGAGGGAGGCAGCCTGCGCGTGCGTGCCGAGGTGGCCACGCTCGACCACCGGCCGCTCGCGGTGCCGCCGACGAGCCTGGCCGTGCTGCGCCGGCTCGCCGCGACGCCCGGTCACGTGGTCTCCCGCGACGCGCTCCTGGACGCGCTGCCCGGCGGCTCGGACGACCCGCACCGCGTCGAGGTCGCGGTCGCGAGGCTGCGGGAGTCGCTGCGCGCGGCGGGCGTCGACGCCGCCCTGGTGCGAACCGTCGTGAAAAGGGGATACCTCCTGGCAGGGAAGAGGTGAGGTCATGGATGGTTCGCTGGTGCTCTGCGCCCACGGGACGCGGTCGGACACCGGCCGCGCGGCCGTGCAGGCGCTGGTGCAGCGCGTCGCTGACGTGTGGCCCGCCCCGGTCGAGGAGGCCTACGTCGACGTGCACGGCCCGACGCTCGGCAGCGTGCTGCGGCCCGGGGCGACCGTCGTGCCGCTGCTCCTCTCACCCGGCTTCCACACCGAGGTCGACATCGCCGGGGCCGCCGCCACGGTCGGTCGCGTCCACGTCACCCCGCCGCTGGGCCCCTCCACCCGGCTCGTGGCGCTGCTGCACCAGCGGCTCGTCGTGGCCGGAGTGTCGCCGGGGGACGCGGTGGTCCTCGCGGCCGCCGGGTCCAGCCGTCCCGAGGCGGCCGAGGCGGTGGCGCGCACCGCCGAGGACCTGGCCCTGCTGGTGCGCCGCCCGGTCACGGTCGGCTACGCCGCACCGTCCGCGTCCTCGCCGGTCCCGTCGGTCCCCGAGGCGGTCGCCGCGGCCCGCGCCGCCGGTGCGCGGCGGGTCCTCGTGGCGTCGTACCTCCTGGCCCCGGGGCACTTCCAGCAGCGTCTGCGCGAGAGCGGCGCCGACGTGGTGACCAGCCCGCTGCTGCACCCCTCCCGGGTGCCCGACCTGCTCGTCGAGCTGGTCCTCGGCCGGGCGGGGGACACTTGTGACAACGCCCGTTTCCTGTTGCAATGGGCGCGTGACCAGCGCCGCCGCCCCCACGCGCCCCTCCTCGCCGGCTGAGCCCCCGTCGTACGCCCCCCGGCTCGGTGAGCCCCTCGGCCCCGACAGCCTGACCTGGCGCACGCTCGGCGACTGGCGTCTGGCGCTGGTCGGGATGCGCGCGGGGGTCCTGCAGACGATGCACCCCGCGATCGAGAAGGGCGTGCGCGACCACAGCGACTACTTCAAGGGGCCGTTCGACCGCATCTGGCGCTCGGTGCCGCAGATCGTCGGGGTCGTCTACGACGCCGACCGGCTCGGGGTCGCGGCCAAGGTGCGCGACTACCACAAGCCGATCAAGGGGTCGCTGGACGACGGGGAGCGCTACCACGCCCTCGACCCCGAGACCTACTACTGGGCGCACGCGACGTTCTTCGAGGCGCAGATCGCCGCGATGCACTTCTTCGGGGAGGAGCTGAGCGACGCCGACAAGGAGCGGCTCTACCAGGAGTCGGTCCAGTGGTGGTCGCTCTACGGGATGTCGATGCGGCCCGTGCCGCCCGACTACGCCGCGTTCTGCGACTACTGGGACCGCATGTGCGCAGACGTGCTCGAGCACAACCGGTTCAGCCGCGGCACCTTCAAGAAGCGTCGCGGGGCCTTCGGACCGTCGCCGTCGCGGTGGGTCCCGGGGCCGGTGTGGCGGGTCGCCTCCGACGCGGCGTACGACGCCGGGGTGTGGATGATCCGTGGCACCCTCCCGCCCGCCCTGCGCGAGCGGATGGGGCTGGAGTGGTCGGCGGCCGACGAGCGCCGGCTGCGCCGGATCGGGTTCCTCACCCGCCACACGATCGGCCGCCTGCCGCTGCGCTGGCGGCTCGCGCCGCAGGCCTCCTCGGCGTACACCCGGGAGGGCGTCCGCCCACCGGGCTGGTGACCCCGACGCCCGGAGGGGGTCACCAGACGACGCCCCGGTCGACGACCAGGTTGGACCCGGTGATCGAGACGGCGTGGTCGGAGGCGAGGAAGAGCACCGCGTCGCAGACGTCGGAGGGCGGCATGAACCCCGGGAAGGCGCTGGAGTGCCGGGTGAGCAGGTCCCAGTCGATGTCCTCGGGCAGCTGGGCGGCGGAGGTGTGGGGCATCGGTGTCTCGATCCCGCCGGGGGAGACGCAGTTGACGCGCACGCGCACCTTGGCCAGCTCGATCGCCATCGACCGCATCGCCATCAGCAGGCCGGCCTTGCTCGCGCAGTAGACCGAGTTGTAGCCCTGCGCGGTGACCGCCGAGATCGAGGCGATCGTGACCACGTTGCCCCGTGACTCGGCGAGCGCGGGGACCAGGGCCTGGGTGAGCAGGACCGGGGCGACGAGGTTGACGTCGAGGTGCAGGTGGAGCGCGTCGGCGGTGATGTCGCCGACCTGTGCGAACCGCTGGACCCCGGCGACGTTGCACAGCACGTCGACCCCGCCGAGCCGGTCGACCGCCGAGGCGGCGAAGGCCTCCACCGCCGTGGTGTCGCGCAGGTCGACCTCGAGCAGGTCGGGGTCAGTCGACGTCGTGACGTCGCAGCCGACCACCCGTGCGCCCTCGGTCCGGAACATCTCGACCAGCGTCGCGCCCACGCCCCCGGCGGCCCCGGTCACCACGACCCGCTTCCCCGCGAAGCGGGCAGGACCAGAACGAGAACGTGTTTCAGTCACGGGGGGAGTGTAGGGCCACGGCGCGCCTCGGTGCACCCGCCCGGCGTACCTGCTACCAATGGCCCAGAACTGTCGTACCCGCGGCAGTGTGGCGGGCGGAGCCCGACAGCCTCGCGTCGTGCAGAGCCCCGCCCGACGACGGACGACCGGACGGAGCAAGCCCGTGAAGTTCCTCGTGATCGGCGTCGTCGCGCTGTTCCTGGGCTACTGGATCGTCCAGGACCCCGCGTCGCTGGCCGGCCTCACCCAGGACGCCCTGGCGTGGACCTGGGAGATGGCCCAGACGGTCTTCGGCGGCATCATCGACTTCGCCAAGCAGCTGCTCGCCTAGCCCCCGAGGGCTCCGCGCATGGCTCTCCGGCTCGAGCTCCGGCCCCGGCACCGCATCGAGGACCAGCTCCTCGAGCAGCTGGGCGAGGAGATCGTGCGCGCGATGCCCCACCACCCGATCGCGTTCCTGCGCGGCGGTCTGTGGCTGCTGCTGTCGGCACTCTGGACCGTCGCGGTCATGATCACCAACGGCCCGGTCGGGGCACTGCTGCCGGTGTTCCTCTTCCTCCTGCGCGGGGGATGGCTGCTGCTCGCGGTCTACGAGGACTGGTTCGTCATCACCGACATGCGGATCTTCCGCATCCGGGGCGTCCTCAACCAGCGGGCGGCGGCGATGTCGCTGAGCCGCATCGTCGACTTCACCATGGAGCAGCCGCTGATGGGCCAGCTCCTCGGCTACGGCCACTTCGTCTTCGAGAACGCCGCCCAGGACCAGGGCCTGCGCGAGATCCGGATGCTGCGCGACGTGGTGGCCGTCAACAACCTCATCCAGCAGCTCGTGTTCGAGGCCGGTGGTGGCCCGGCCAAGCACAAACGCGGCAAGGTGCCCGAGTCGGTCGCGGTCGCCCCCGGCGCCGAGGGCGGGCCGCTGGTGCCCCAGGAGCCGCTCGGCGACCCCGTCGTCGGGTGGGGGACGTACGACGACCCCGACGCGACCGGCCAGATCCCTCACGTGCGCGACGAGGACTGAGACCGTGGGACGCACCCCCGACCCCCTCCCGTTCGACCCGATCGACGAGGCCGCCCGGCAGTGGGCGCTGCGCTGGGAGGGCGTGCCCCAGATGCACGCGGTCACCTCGCTGATGCGGGTGCAGCAGCTGGTCCTGGCCGGCCTCGACGAGACGCTCAAGCCGCACGGGCTGACCTTCGCCCGCTACGAGGCGCTGGTGCTGCTCACCTTCACCCGCGCCGGCTCGCTCCCGCTGGGCAAGATGGGCCGCCGGCTGCAGGTGCACCCGACCTCGGTCACCTCGATCGTCGACCGGCTCGAGCGGGCGGGCCACGTGCGCCGGCGTCCCCACCCCGACGACGGGCGCACCGTCCTGGCCGAGATCACCCCCGAGGGGCGGGCCGTCGTGGAGGCTGCGACGGCCGACCTGGTGGCCGCCGACTTCGGTCTCGGGGCGATGGCGGTCGAGGACCTGGCCCGGCTCTCGGAGATCCTGCGGCCGGTGCGGGCCGCCGCGGGCGACTTCTGAGGGGTGGGCGCGTGACCGGCCCGACCGGCGGCTTGGGATGATCGGGTCATGACGATGCCGTTCTCCCGTCCTGGTGCGATCGACCTCTCCGCGCTGAAGCAGCCCGCCCCCCGGCCCAGCGCCCCCGCGGGTGGCCCCGGCGGGACCGGTGGGTCGTTCTCCGTCGACACCGACGAGCAGAACTTCCAGACCCTGCTCGAGGCCTCGATGACCGCGCCCGTGGTCCTCGTCGTGCACAGCGCCTCCCGCATGCCGGCCAGCGTGCAGCTCGCCGACGACCTCAGCACGCTGGCCGAGGAGCTCGACGGTGCGATCGCGGTCGGTCGCGTGGACGCCGACCGCCAGCCCTCGATCGTGCAGGCGATGCAGGTCCAGTCGATCCCGTTCGCCGCGATGGTCCTGCAGGGCCGCCTCGCCCCGCTGCTCCAGGACGCGCCGCCGCTGGCCGAGCTGCGCCCGATGATGCAGCAGCTGGTCCAGCAGCTGGCGAGCCAGGGGATGAGCGGGCGCCACCAGCCCTTCGGTGCCGCGGCGCCGGCGGCTGACGAGGGCGAGGAGCCGGCCGGCGACCCGCGCTACGCCGCGGCCGAGGACGCCCTGATGGCCGGTGACCTCGACACGGCGGTCGCGGAGTACGAGCGGCTCCTCTCCGAGAGCCCCGCCGACGCCGAGGCGCAGGTCGGGCTGTCCCGCGCGCGGCTGATGCAGCGCACCGCCGGCGCCGACCTCGCCGCCGCCCGGGAGGCCGCGGCGGCCCGTCCCGACGACGTCGAGGCCCAGGTCCTCGTGGCGGACCTCGACCTGCTCGGGGGCCACGTCGAGGACGCCTTCCGGCGACTGCTGGACGTCGTACGCCGGACGTCGGGCGACGAGCGCTCGGCCGCCCGTCTCCACCTGCTCGAGCTGTTCGCCGTGGTCGGCAACGAGGACCCGCGCACGCTGCGCGCCCGCCGCGACCTCGCCTCCGCCCTCTTCTGACCCGGCCGGCGCCCCGTCCTGGCCCGCCTGCGCCAGGTCGGCCGGGACCTAGGTCCTGCGGTGTGGCATTCGGGTCACGAGGCCCGCTCCGCACCCAGGAGGATGACCCGGTGAGCCCTGAGACCCGGGCCGGCCTGGGGTCGATCGTCGTCCTGCTCTTCGAGGTGCTGTGGTGGGGCGGCCTGGTCGGCGTCGCGGGCCTGCTCGTGACCAGCCTCCGCGCGCGGCGCGCGGAGCGCCGTCCCGTCCCCATCGGCCCCCCACGTCAGCCGGCGCCGCCGGGCGAGCAGTGGCCCCTGCGCGTCGCGGTCGCCCTGGCGGCCGCCGCCGCGGTCCACCTGGTGATGGTGCTCGCCCACGCCGCCGACGGTCCGGCCCACCAGGCGTTCTTCCTGCTCACCGGGCTCGGCCAGCTCGTGCTCGCGGTGCTGGTCCTGCTCGCCCCCTCCCGCCACCTGCACACGGTCCTGTGGTCCGGGGTCGGCCTGGTCGCGCTGTGGGCGGCGAGCCGCACGGTCGGCGTGGCCGGACCCCGCGAGGCGGTCGGGTCGTGGGACCTGTGCGTCGTGCTCTGGCAGGGCTACACCGTCGTCGAGGCGCTCCGGCGGCTCCCGTCCCCGCTGCCCACCACCTGGCGTCCGGCGGTCCCGCGGGCCTGGACGCCCGAGACGTACGGCGTCGCCGGGCTCACCGGCCTCGTGCTGGCCGTGCTCCCCTGGAGCGGGGGGCACGGATGACCGGGTCACGACCGAGGAGGTCCTGATGGAGTGGTGGCAGGCCGGCATGGTCGCCAACGGCGTGATCGCAGTGGCGTACTTCCTCATCTTCGGCGCGATCGTGCTCCCGCTCGTGCGCGGCCGGCAGCTGCGCAAGAACCCGCTCGGCACCGCGACGGCCGCGATCTTCCTCACCTGCGCGGTGCACCACGGCGTGCACGCGGTCCACATGGTGATGCCGGTCTTCGGCCTCGACCTCGTGCAGGGCAACGCGATGCGCGCGGCGTGGACCTGGCAGCTGGCGGTGTGGGACGTCGTCGGGGCGGTCGTGGCGACGTACTACTGGTCGCTGCGGCGCACCTACGGCTCCCTGATGCAGGGCGCGCAGCTGTTCGAGGACATGAAGCGCCGCGAGGAGCAGGCGCTGGAGATCAACGACACGATCCTCCAGGGCATCGTCGTGGCCAAGATGGCGCTCGACCTCGGCGACCGCGACCGCGCGATGAGCGCCTTGGACAGCTCGATCAGCTCGGCCAGCCACCTGGTCACCGACCTCCTCGGCCCCGGGCACCTGCCGGCGTCGCGGATGACGCGCAGCCAGGCCGCCACGATCCAGCCCTCTCCGCGCGACGGGGACGGCGGGTCGCGCGGCGGGTGAGCGGACAGCTGCGGGTCGTCATCGTCGACGACACCCCCGACATGAGGCTCCTGGTGCGGCTCAGCCTGGAGCTCGACCCCCACATCGACGTGGTCGCCGAGGGCGCGGACGGCCGGGCGGCGATCGACCTCGCCGAGCGGCACCGGCCCGACGTGATGCTGCTCGACCTCGCGATGCCGGTGATGGACGGCATGCAGGCGCTGCCGCAGGTGGTGCGCCGCAGCCCCGGGACCGCGGTGCTCGTGCTCTCCGGCTTCTCCGCGACGGCGATGCGCGACGAGGCGCTCGCGGCCGGGGCGGCCGGCTACGTGCAGAAGGGCATCGTCGCCGAGGAGCTGTGCGAACGCGTCTGGGCGGTCAGCGGCCGGGAGCGTCCGGCTCGCGGTCCCGAGGTCATCCCCACGCTGCCGCTCCCGGCCGA
This genomic window from Nocardioides marmoribigeumensis contains:
- a CDS encoding nitrite reductase (NAD(P)H) small subunit; translation: MTFTAVCTVRQLVPERGVAVLVGGRQVALFLVSGESGSFVHAVGHRDPFSGANVMARGLLGSVGDRDTIASPMYKQVFDLVTGECLTDRSVRLPVHRTWVAGGVVHVEDAPRSVAEPTRVEVVAG
- a CDS encoding uroporphyrinogen-III synthase, with the protein product MIELAPVLAGCRILVTAQRRSEELASALERRGAVVDRVPALSVIRHVDEPELLRRTVELLAQPPDILVVTTAIGFRQWMETVEAAGLVEQVLATLDSAYLVARGPKAQGALQSFGLAADRVAESETSAEIREFLVADGVAGRRIAVQHHGALDHALDDAFRAAGAAVVPLAVYKWGPPPDPEAVARSARGLGEGEYDAVTFTSAPAVLAWLDGLRAHGVEEQVRARVGTGELMLAAVGSVTAEPLGFAGLLARQPTRPRMGALARLVIEELGHGRHVLHTEGGSLRVRAEVATLDHRPLAVPPTSLAVLRRLAATPGHVVSRDALLDALPGGSDDPHRVEVAVARLRESLRAAGVDAALVRTVVKRGYLLAGKR
- a CDS encoding sirohydrochlorin chelatase, with the protein product MDGSLVLCAHGTRSDTGRAAVQALVQRVADVWPAPVEEAYVDVHGPTLGSVLRPGATVVPLLLSPGFHTEVDIAGAAATVGRVHVTPPLGPSTRLVALLHQRLVVAGVSPGDAVVLAAAGSSRPEAAEAVARTAEDLALLVRRPVTVGYAAPSASSPVPSVPEAVAAARAAGARRVLVASYLLAPGHFQQRLRESGADVVTSPLLHPSRVPDLLVELVLGRAGDTCDNARFLLQWARDQRRRPHAPLLAG
- a CDS encoding oxygenase MpaB family protein translates to MTSAAAPTRPSSPAEPPSYAPRLGEPLGPDSLTWRTLGDWRLALVGMRAGVLQTMHPAIEKGVRDHSDYFKGPFDRIWRSVPQIVGVVYDADRLGVAAKVRDYHKPIKGSLDDGERYHALDPETYYWAHATFFEAQIAAMHFFGEELSDADKERLYQESVQWWSLYGMSMRPVPPDYAAFCDYWDRMCADVLEHNRFSRGTFKKRRGAFGPSPSRWVPGPVWRVASDAAYDAGVWMIRGTLPPALRERMGLEWSAADERRLRRIGFLTRHTIGRLPLRWRLAPQASSAYTREGVRPPGW
- a CDS encoding SDR family NAD(P)-dependent oxidoreductase; amino-acid sequence: MTETRSRSGPARFAGKRVVVTGAAGGVGATLVEMFRTEGARVVGCDVTTSTDPDLLEVDLRDTTAVEAFAASAVDRLGGVDVLCNVAGVQRFAQVGDITADALHLHLDVNLVAPVLLTQALVPALAESRGNVVTIASISAVTAQGYNSVYCASKAGLLMAMRSMAIELAKVRVRVNCVSPGGIETPMPHTSAAQLPEDIDWDLLTRHSSAFPGFMPPSDVCDAVLFLASDHAVSITGSNLVVDRGVVW
- a CDS encoding PH domain-containing protein: MALRLELRPRHRIEDQLLEQLGEEIVRAMPHHPIAFLRGGLWLLLSALWTVAVMITNGPVGALLPVFLFLLRGGWLLLAVYEDWFVITDMRIFRIRGVLNQRAAAMSLSRIVDFTMEQPLMGQLLGYGHFVFENAAQDQGLREIRMLRDVVAVNNLIQQLVFEAGGGPAKHKRGKVPESVAVAPGAEGGPLVPQEPLGDPVVGWGTYDDPDATGQIPHVRDED
- a CDS encoding MarR family winged helix-turn-helix transcriptional regulator yields the protein MGRTPDPLPFDPIDEAARQWALRWEGVPQMHAVTSLMRVQQLVLAGLDETLKPHGLTFARYEALVLLTFTRAGSLPLGKMGRRLQVHPTSVTSIVDRLERAGHVRRRPHPDDGRTVLAEITPEGRAVVEAATADLVAADFGLGAMAVEDLARLSEILRPVRAAAGDF